In Lutra lutra chromosome 6, mLutLut1.2, whole genome shotgun sequence, the following are encoded in one genomic region:
- the GPR63 gene encoding probable G-protein coupled receptor 63 gives MVFSAVLTASHTGATNTTFVVYENTYVNITVPPPFQHPGLGPLLRYSMETMAPTGMSSLTMNSTAVPPTPAVFKSLNLPLQIILSAIMIFILFVSFLGNLVVCLMVYQKAAMRSAINILLASLAFADMLLAVLNMPFALVTILTTRWIFGKFFCRVSAMFFWLFVIEGVAILLIISIDRFLIIVQRQDKLNPYRAKILIAVSWAASFCIAFPLAVGNPDLQIPSRAPQCVFGYTTDPGYQAYVILISLVSFFIPFLVILYSFMGILNTLRHNALRIHSYPEGICLSQASKLGLMSLQRPFQMSVDMGFKTRAFTTILILFAVFIVCWAPFTTYSLVATFSKHFYYKHNFFEISTWLLWLCYLKSALNPLIYYWRIKKFHDACLDMMPKSFKFLPRLPGHTRRRIRPSAVYVCGEHRTVV, from the coding sequence ATGGTCTTCTCTGCAGTGTTGACTGCGTCCCATACCGGGGCAACCAACACAACATTTGTAGTCTATGAAAACACTTACGTGAACATTACGGTCCCTCCACCATTCCAACATCCCGGCCTTGGCCCGCTGCTCAGATACAGCATGGAAACGATGGCTCCCACGGGGATGAGTTCTTTGACCATGAATAGCACAGCTGTACCCCCAACACCAGCAGTTTTTAAGAGCCTAAACTTGCCTCTCCAGATCATCCTTTCTGCTATAATGATATTTATtctgtttgtgtcttttcttGGGAACTTGGTCGTTTGCCTGATGGTTTACCAAAAAGCTGCCATGCGCTCTGCAATTAACATCCTCCTTGCCAGCCTGGCATTTGCAGACATGTTGCTGGCCGTGCTGAACATGCCCTTTGCCTTGGTAACTATTCTTACTACGAGATGGATTTTTGGGAAATTCTTCTGTAGGGTGTCTGCTATGTTTTTCTGGTTGTTTGTGATAGAGGGAGTAGCCATCCTGCTCATTATTAGCATTGATAGGTTCCTTATTATAGTCCAGAGGCAGGATAAGCTAAATCCATATAGGGCTAAGATTCTGATTGCAGTGTCTTGGGCGGCCTCCTTTTGTATAGCTTTTCCTTTGGCTGTAGGAAACCCTGACCTGCAGATCCCTTCCAGAGCCCCGCAGTGTGTGTTTGGATATACAACTGATCCGGGTTACCAAGCTTATGTGATTTTgatttctctggtttctttcttcattcccttCTTGGTGATCCTGTATTCGTTTATGGGCATCCTCAACACCCTTCGGCACAATGCCTTGAGGATCCACAGCTACCCGGAGGGTATATGCCTCAGCCAGGCCAGCAAGTTGGGTCTCATGAGTCTACAGAGACCCTTCCAGATGAGCGTTGACATGGGCTTTAAAACGCGTGCCTTCACCACCATCTTGATTCTCTTTGCTGTCTTCATCGTCTGCTGGGCCCCATTCACCACTTACAGCCTTGTGGCAACGTTCAGTAAGCACTTTTACTATAAGCACAACTTTTTTGAGATTAGCACCTGGCTACTCTGGCTTTGCTACCTCAAGTCTGCATTGAACCCACTGATTTACTACTGGAGGATTAAGAAATTCCACGACGCCTGCCTGGACATGATGCCCAAGTCCTTCAAGTTTTTGCCACGTCTTCCTGGACACACGAGGCGGCGGATACGTCCCAGTGCTGTCTATGTGTGTGGGGAACACCGGACAGTGGTGTGA